A genomic region of Papaver somniferum cultivar HN1 chromosome 7, ASM357369v1, whole genome shotgun sequence contains the following coding sequences:
- the LOC113293095 gene encoding glycerol-3-phosphate acyltransferase 5-like, producing the protein MDARQNEEHRRQLELSSSSVVSELEGTLLKDIDPFSYFMLLAFEGSGLIRFALLLLVWPVIQLLNLLGMNDAGLKLSIFMATAGVRETEIESVARAVLPKFYMDDIDMNAWRIFSSCDTRVLVTRSPRIMVERFVKEHLRADEVIGSELVINRFGYSTGFIRNDIGSVTNRVQAWFKGERPDLGLGQCPAHGLSFLSLCKEQKQPPFINNQNNDDHQLIRPLPVIFHDGRLVKRPTTSMALLIILWFPIGIILAVTRLALGAILPMSVIPYTSHIFGASVVVKGKPPPPPSNSNDGVLFVCTHRTLMDPVILSVVLQRKVPALTYSISRLSEILSPIPTIRLTRVRRVDAEKIKSILTKGDLVVCPEGTTCREPFLLRFSALFAELTDRIVPVAMNYRVGFFHATTARGWKGLDPIFFFMNPRPVYEVTFLNQLPAEATCSAGKNPHDVANYVQRILAATLGFECTNFTRKDKYRVLAGNDGIASYTSCLGYLKKLLKASKSFIQ; encoded by the exons ATGGATGCTAGGCAAAACGAAGAACACAGGCGCCAACTGGAGCTGTCATCATCATCAGTTGTATCAGAACTCGAAGGCACGCTATTGAAGGATATAGATCCTTTCTCATACTTCATGCTACTAGCATTTGAAGGGTCTGGTTTGATTCGGTTCGCTCTATTATTACTTGTATGGCCTGTGATTCAACTGCTAAACTTGCTTGGGATGAATGATGCTGGTCTCAAGTTAAGTATATTTATGGCAACTGCGGGAGTTCGAGAGACGGAGATTGAGTCAGTTGCTAGAGCAGTGTTACCTAAGTTTTATATGGATGATATAGATATGAATGCTTGGAGAATTTTTAGTTCCTGTGATACGAGAGTTTTAGTGACTAGAAGTCCTCGGATTATGGTGGAGCGATTTGTGAAAGAACATTTACGTGCTGATGAAGTGATTGGGAGTGAGCTTGTGATCAATAGATTTGGATATTCAACTGGATTCATTCGAAATGATATTGGCTCAGTTACTAATCGTGTTCAGGCCTGGTTCAAGGGAGAACGTCCTGATTTAGGGTTAGGACAATGTCCTGCACATGGTCTCTCCTTTCTATCTTTGTGCAAG GAACAAAAGCAACCACCATTTATCAACAACCAAAACAATGATGATCATCAACTCATCCGACCGCTACCAGTCATTTTCCATGATGGTCGTCTTGTCAAACGCCCGACAACATCAATGGCGCTCCTAATCATCTTATGGTTTCCAATAGGAATTATACTGGCTGTAACACGTCTTGCCCTTGGAGCAATACTACCAATGTCTGTTATCCCTTACACTAGCCACATATTCGGTGCTTCTGTCGTGGTTAAAggtaaaccaccaccaccaccatcaaattCCAACGACGGTGTTCTGTTCGTATGTACCCACCGGACGTTAATGGACCCTGTCATCCTATCTGTTGTTCTCCAGCGTAAAGTTCCTGCACTGACATACTCCATTTCCCGTCTATCAGAAATCTTATCCCCAATACCAACTATCCGGTTAACTAGAGTTCGTCGTGTCGATGCCGAAAAGATAAAGAGTATACTAACGAAAGGTGACCTTGTTGTGTGTCCTGAAGGAACCACATGCCGAGAACCATTTCTTTTGAGGTTTAGCGCACTTTTCGCTGAGTTAACGGACCGGATTGTACCGGTTGCAATGAACTACAGGGTTGGGTTCTTTCATGCAACAACGGCTAGGGGTTGGAAAGGACTGGATCCAATTTTCTTCTTTATGAACCCAAGGCCGGTTTATGAGGTTACTTTCTTGAACCAGTTGCCAGCAGAGGCAACTTGCTCGGCCGGCAAGAATCCTCACGATGTTGCAAATTATGTGCAGAGGATTTTGGCTGCAACACTAGGATTTGAGTGTACAAATTTCACCAGGAAGGATAAGTATAGAGTTCTTGCCGGGAACGATGGGATCGCATCGTACACTTCGTGCCTTGGTTATTTGAAAAAGCTATTAAAAGCTTCTAAGTCGTTTATTCAATAG